One window of the Babesia microti strain RI chromosome IV, complete genome genome contains the following:
- a CDS encoding conserved Plasmodium protein, unknown function (overlaps_old_locusTagID:BBM_III09330;~overlaps_old_locusTagID:BBM_III09335), which yields MVLFRDVHHFRVVFKNWTIAGSDKRLQDFLFQKSYKKWYNDPTAYPYWFLSFVCIGITLGMGYRTAVCHPDVSFRHENQVKYHIDRKIHNMYAIPFYNTTIKNFALLFTGSFVDNEHDYASAHPWNCRPERGKYYARFPFIFSAPKYFVDEPDYENTLHSHVENRYKELGYYGVNN from the exons ATGGTTCTCTTCAGAGATGTTCATCATTTTAGGGTAGTTTTTAAGAATTGGACTATTGCAGGATCTGATAAACGTCTACAAGATTTTCTTTTCCAGAAAAGTTATAAGAAATGGTACAACGATCCTACTGCCTACCCTTATTGGTTTCTTTCCTTTGTGTGCATTGGTATTACTCTAGGGATGGGTTATAGAACTGCAGTCTGTCACCCTGATGTATC ATTTCGTCATGAAAATCAGGTTAAATACCATATCGATCgtaaaatacataatatgtATGCTATACCATTTTACAATACTACTAtcaa AAATTTTGCACTTTTGTTCACTGGTTCTTTTGTTGATAATGAGCATGATTATGCATCTGCACATCCTTGGA attGCAGGCCAGAACGCGGGAAATATTATGCTAGATTtccatttatatttagCGCACCTAAATACTTTGTAGATGAGCCGGATTATGAAAATACGTTGCATTCCCATGTAGAGAATAGATACAAG GAATTGGGTTATTATGgtgttaataattaa
- a CDS encoding YT521-B-like domain (overlaps_old_locusTagID:BBM_III09305), producing the protein MKYFLIKSYNEDNITTAYRNSCWATSERNAVTFSQALDKGPVTLIFSVNGSSKFCGYSRMLNKPGQSIKVDIFKAPDGNLLKWKIFDIQWVFYGDVHFSATEHIVNSLNFNKPLKIGRDGQEIDPFAAQQLIDLFNNPNYTNLANQSPHIQQLLPFQTQLLPPQQLPSQTSTHNQIDNNLYELPANKNVYASLNSLKLAANSNPALAIFPIDLTNLSYEQYIELYQKSGENENPLVEVTEKN; encoded by the coding sequence atgaaatattttctaataAAAAGTTACAACGAGGACAACATAACCACTGCTTACCGCAATTCATGCTGGGCAACCTCAGAAAGGAATGCGGTTACATTCTCCCAAGCACTAGATAAAGGACCAGTAACACTAATATTCAGCGTAAATGGCAGCTCAAAGTTTTGCGGCTACTCTCGGATGCTGAATAAGCCGGGACAATCCATTAAggttgatatttttaaagcTCCAGATGGCAATTTACTGAAgtggaaaatatttgatatacaGTGGGTTTTCTATGGTGATGTACATTTTAGTGCAACTGAACATATAGTTAACTCGTTGAATTTTAATAAGCCTCTTAAGATTGGGCGGGATGGCCAAGAAATAGATCCATTTGCGGCGCAACAGCTCATcgatttatttaacaaccCTAATTACACCAACCTCGCTAATCAATCACCACATATACAACAATTACTCCCATTTCAGACACAATTATTGCCACCTCAACAATTACCTAGTCAAACAAGCACGCATAATCaaatagataataatttgtatgaaTTACCTGCAAATAAGAACGTATACGCTTCTCTAAATTCTCTAAAATTGGCTGCCAATTCTAACCCAGCCCTTGCAATATTTCCAATCGATTTAACCAATTTGTCATATGAACAATACATAGAATTATATCAGAAGTCTGGTGAGAATGAGAATCCACTTGTCGAAGTTACTGAAAAAAATTAG
- a CDS encoding ubiquinol-cytochrome c reductase iron-sulfur subunit (overlaps_old_locusTagID:BBM_III09325) — MTGFIKISRRFASNLHNELKRNNKVPAASEFPLYHNAFDRVDHPVLWEFDKTSHKKPPAVSVNDLLIPNAHGHTFDHYGENYYAHYSLQFEPTFPPTPDLSKGQLISGANFTRTSGWHTEGEPAIVSVGRLSPDNQRPIGYSENVPIPDSKNSDSFPDFRDYRTPNHGPTKKQAFHLATAGAMFIGMAMVRSFICKTIHYFYIAKDVSAFGSLEVSVGQMVPGEQITVKWRSKPVFIKRRTLEEIKTARLDDKLIDTMRDPQLDSERAPNPEWLVNIGICTHLGCIPVSGGSYGGFFCPCHGSHYDSSGRIREGPAPANLEIPPYTFIDDSTIKLG; from the exons ATGACTggatttataaaaatttccaGGAGGTTTGCAAGTAATTTGCATAATGAATTAAAGAGGAATAACAAGGTACCTGCTGCATCTGAATTCCCTCTTTACCATAATGCTTTCGACAGAGTTGATCACCCTGTTCTTTGGGAATTCGATAAGACATCACATAAAAAGCCTCCGGCTGTAAGTGTAAATGATCTACTGATTCCAAATGCTCACGGGCACACTTTTGATCACTATGGAGAAAATTATTACGCACATTACTCGTTACAATTTGAACCTACATTTCCACCCACACCAGACCTGTCCAAAGGTCAATTGATTTCAGGAGCAAATTTCACTAGGACTAGTGGTTGGCACACAGAAGGTGAACCTGCTATAGTTTCGGTTGGAAGATTATCTCCAGATAATCAGCGCCCAATAGGTTACTCTGAAAATGTACCTATTCCAGATTCTAAAAACTCGGATAGTTTTCCTGATTTTAGGGATTATAGAACTCCTAATCATGGACCTACCAAAAAGCAAGCTTTCCATTTAGCTACCGCTGGTGCAATGTTTATTGGCATGGCTATGGTTCGCTCTTTTATCTGTAAAActatacattatttttatattgcAAAGGATGTTTCCGCTTTTGGTTCATTGGAAGTATCGGTTGGCCAAATGGTCCCCGGTGAACAAATTACTGTAAAATGGAGATCTAAACCAGTTTTTATAAAAAGAAGAACGCTTGAGGAGATTAAAACCGCCAGGCTT GatgacaaattaattgatacTATGAGGGATCCACAGCTAGATTCTGAGCGGGCTCCAAATCCGGAGTGGTTGGTAAATATTGGAATTTGTACCCATCTTGGATGTATTCCAGTTTCAGGTGGAAGTTATGGGGGATTTTTTTGTCCTTGCCACGGATCACACTATGATTCGTCGG GCAGAATTCGTGAAGGGCCAGCGCCAGCAAATCTAGAAATTCCTCCGTATACTTTTATTGATGATAGTACTATAAAGCTTGGATAA
- a CDS encoding diphthamide biosynthesis enzyme Dph1/Dph2 domain (overlaps_old_locusTagID:BBM_III09315) has translation MAGLHVDDVRPIYNTELKHPQRNEFEEDFRKSDITLSDMVTKALPPNYDFEIPKTIKRLMEHNAKVVALQMPEGLLQWACEIASILKFYAHLNEVLVMSDVTYGACCIDDLSAVSVGCDFIVHYGHSCLIPVYKIDIPVLYVFVEISFNHQHLIDTLVTNFNTTDKLCLMGTIQYITNAHKLASDDKIKNYFKNEIVFPKTKPLMPAEVLGCTSPKLDICKDNKDDLKVIFIADGRFHLESAMIHNPELQFFRYDPFVKTIMHEKYDFTKLHKTRLEAIELARSSNLICIVLSTLGRQGNINVYNQIEQLLVAQGKKVVKMLLSEISPNKLSQLKDVDAFIQVGCPRLSIDWGTGFTKPLLNPYEAYVAFGNVEYRAIYPMDYYSASGGDWTNQAANCKCGDNCTNLEEIRNRLKERRKSLQIKLEC, from the exons ATGGCTGGCCTTCATGTCGATGATGTTAGACCTATATATAACACTGAATTGAAACATCCTCAAagaaatgaatttgaagaagATTTTAGAAAATCAGATATAACACTTAGTGACATGGTCACAAAAGCATTGCCACCCAACTATGACTTTGAAATACCCAAAACAATCAAACGACTAATGGAGCATAATGCCAAAGTTGTGGCTTTGCAAATGCCAGAAGGATTACTTCAATGGGCTTGCGAAATAGCCTCAATTCTCAAGTTTTATGCCCATTTGAATGAA GTTCTAGTGATGTCTGACGTGACTTACGGAGCCTGTTGTATTGATGACCTTTCGGCTGTATCCGTTGGCTGCGATTTTATCGTACACTATGGACACTCATGTCTAATACCAGTTTATAAGATTGATATACCGGTTTTGTACGTTTTTGTggaaatttcatttaatcACCAACACCTAATAGACACACTAGTGactaattttaatactACAGATAAGTTGTGTCTAATGGGCACGatacaatatatcactaaTGCACACAAGTTGGCTTctgatgataaaattaaaaactatttcaaaaatgaaatagTTTTCCCCAAAACAAAACCGCTGATGCCTGCTGAAGTACTGGGATGTACTAGCCCcaaattagatatttgtAAAGACAATAAAGATGATTTAAAAGTGATATTTATTGCAGATGGACGGTTTCACTTGGAAAGCGCAATGATACACAATCCTGAGTTGCAATTTTTCCGATATGACCCATTTGTCAAA acaattATGCATGAAAAATACGATTtcacaaaattacataagACAAGACTTGAAGCAATTGAATTGGCAAGATCCAgcaatttaatatgtatagTACTCAGTACATTGGGCCGCCAAGGAAACATCAATGTATATAACCAAATTGAGCAGTTATTAGTTGCTCAGGGTAAAAAAGTTGTAAAAATGCTATTGTCAGAAATATCACCCAACAAATTATCTCAATTAAAAGATGTTGATGCATTTATTCAAGTTGGCTGCCCTAGATTATCAATTGATTGGGGTACTGGATTTACCAAACCCCTACTAAATCCATATGAAGCGTATGTAGCCTTTGGTAATGTTGAGTACAGGGCAATTTATCCTATGGATTACTACTCAGCCTCGGGGGGTGACTGGACCAATCAAGCGGCCAATTGCAAATGTGGAGACAATTGCACAAATCTTGAAGAAATAAGGAATAGACTGAAGGAAAGGAGAAAATCATTACAAATTAAGTTAgaatgttaa
- a CDS encoding Protein tyrosine kinase (overlaps_old_locusTagID:BBM_III09340) yields MGCYCGTAKRRSAQLWWEYDLYDDYALEDEVSDLNLPISIDHREKYTKLTVSWRLRDFRMGKKLGNGSFGTVRECIHKKTGQKYAVKMIKKSSPQSVFGKNGLFSLGESKISDNLLLQNSNDANRTRELMFKNEVWNLQTIRHENIIQAFTFFEDKQHCYMIIDYCEGGELFDRIVDNTFSTETDAIIVIKQACCAIAHLHDLGIVHRDIKAENFLFKSKHMANSLTLIDFGMASHVPKGSFLHVFCGSIHYISPEVLEQKYGLPSDMWALGVLTYLILTGKYPYMENDFEKLKTTILNKPFNQSYERYKRLSTEAKSFIFGLLERDPLKRMTAKQALAHPWLRRYYSLSKESFLLTKSRNFSGSSSELVDRKQLVSHIHTNENFCETDNHVSESFV; encoded by the exons atgGGTTGCTATTGTGGGACTGCTAAAAGGAGGTCTGCGCAATTATGGTGGGAATATGATTTATACGATGATTATGCTCTTGAAGATGAAGTCTCTGATTTAAATCTCCCGATTTCTATAGATCACAGAGAAAAATATACCAAATTAACTGTTAGCTGGAGACTACGCGATTTTAGAATGGGAAAGAAGCTTGGGAATGGAAGCTTTGG AACCGTTAGAGAATGTATTCATAAGAAGACAGGACAGAAATATGCTGTCAaaatgattaaaaaatcgTCTCCACAGAGTGTTTTTGGTAAAAATGGACTTTTTAGTTTGGGTGAATCGAAAATTTCTGATAATTTACTACTGCAGAATTCGAATGATGCAAATAGAACAAGAGAGTTGATGTTTAAAAACGAGGTTTGGAACTTGCAAACAATTC GCcatgaaaatataattcagGCATTCACATTTTTTGAGGATAAACAACATTGCTACATG ATAATTGATTACTGTGAAGGAGGAGAATTATTTGATCGGATCGTAGATAACACTTTTTCAACAGAAACTGATGCaattattgttataaaaCAAGCTTGTTGTGCAATTGCACATTTACATGATCTTGGAATAGTACATAGGGATATTAAg gCCGAAAactttttatttaaaagtAAACATATGGCAAATTCACTTACATTAATAGATTTTGGAATGGCCTCACAT GTTCCTAAAGGAAGTTTTTTACATGTTTTTTGTGGATCAATTCATTACATTTCACCAGAAGTCCTAga GCAAAAATATGGTCTTCCTTCTGATATGTGGGCGTTAGGAGttttaacatatttaattCTAACTGGAAAGTATCCTTATatggaaaatgattttgaaaagttAAAG ACAACAATACTTAACAAGCCATTCAACCAAAGTTATGAAAGATATAAACGTCTATCGACCGAAGCAAAAAGTTTCATTTTTGGATTATTAGAGAGAGATCCCCTAAAAAGAATGACTGCTAAGCAAG CCCTTGCCCACCCTTGGCTTAGACGTTACTATTCTCTCTCCAAGGAATCTTTTTTGCTCACTAAAAGCCGGAATTTTTCTGGAAGTTCATCAGAATTAGTCGATAGAAAACAACTTGTATCGCATATTCAtacaaatgaaaatttttgtgaAACGGATAATCACGTCTCAGAGAgttttgtataa
- a CDS encoding hypothetical protein (overlaps_old_locusTagID:BBM_III09330): MKEDDQARVVMVYVLSFSLNSINTPISSIDGWFQLMPLPSLQKDANLSVKQPDPYPLEQSALQNTRLDAKRSTYVDKEYTQSDPMINNSIVSYHDPNQRIHLERFPCLDKQF; encoded by the exons atgaagGAGGACGATCAGGCTAGGGTAGTAATGGTCTatgttttatcattttcattaaattcaatcaaCACGCCTATCTCATCTATAGATGGATGGTTTCAGCTGATGCCCCTGCCCTCCTTGCAAAAGGATGCGAATT TGTCTGTAAAACAACCAGATCCATATCCGCTCGAACAAAGTGCACTTCAAAATACAAGATTGGACGCAAAAAGAAGCACATACGTTGACAAAGAATATACACAATCAGATCCTATGATTAATAATTCAATCGTAAGCTATCATGATCCCAACCAAAGAATCCATCTAGAAAGGTTTCCCTGTTTagacaaacaattttaa
- a CDS encoding NSA2, ribosome biogenesis protein NSA2 (overlaps_old_locusTagID:BBM_III09350) translates to MPQNDYIERHIKHYGRRFDHEKRTRKRMARSVHKESQKSQSLCGIKAKIRNRKRYTEKVELKRNIKSLAESEGKIQVTKNDEAPIPAYLLGRNDVNRTKILSNMIKQKRKERAGKWQVPLPKVKAMSEYEMFRVIKTGKRKKKAWKRLIDKASFVPQDFTRKPPKFERFIRPTGLRFKRAHVTHPELKTTFYLDIVGVKKNPQSTLYTSLGIITKGTIIEVNVSDLGLVTQTGNVVWAKYAQVTNNPDIDGCINAVLLV, encoded by the exons ATGCCTCAAAACGATTATATTGAAAGGCATATCAAACATTATGGTCGTAGGTTTGACCATGAAAAAAGGAC TCGTAAGCGTATGGCAAGGTCTGTTCACAAGGAAAGTCAAAAATCACAGAGTCTATGTGGCATCAAAGCTAAGATACGAAATCGCAAGAGATACACGGAAAAGGTAGAATTGAAAAGGAA TATAAAATCGCTTGCTGAATCGGAAGGTAAAATTCAAGTCACTAAAAATGATGAGGCACCGATTCCCGCTTATTTGCTTGGTAGAAATGATGTCAACAGAACAAag ATTCTTAGTAATATGATTAAACAAAAAAGGAAGGAAAGAGCTGGAAAATGGCAAGTCCCTTTACCAAAAGTTAAAGCTATGAGTGAATATGAAATGTTCAGAGTTATAAAGACAGGAAAGAGAAAGAAGAAAGCCTGGAAACGTTTAATCGACAAAGCAAGTTTTGTACCTCAAGATTTCACCCGAAAACCTCCCAAATTCGAAAG aTTCATTCGCCCTACTGGACTTCGATTTAAACGAGCTCATGTTACGCATCCAGAACTTAAAACTACATTCTATCTCGATATTGTTGGAGTTAAAAAGAACCCACAATCCACCCTATATACATCCCTTGGGATAATAACTAAAGGAACAATTATTGAAGTAAATGTTAGTGACCTGGGTCTAGTTACTCAAACTGGAAATGTAGTTTGGGCTAAATACGCCCAGGTAACAAATAATCCTGACATTGATGGATGCATAAACGCTGTACTACTGGtataa
- a CDS encoding hypothetical protein (overlaps_old_locusTagID:BBM_III09320), whose translation MENDPCSVDYLHIKSQHDVSTRNCQNGDNCNIDDENIMNDMVETVLNELYDNEFDYTILQQAQSCTLKELFDSLVFNCKLRDMSIDEIDCYNDEFADLQSVDFGEPNDFKTDCYLNHQVVELHNLQCIYYDILHPIDSDTDESCIYDGHFNLFVNKTDEKLKLLQSTSDIAKLEGVKTEINVSKIDNMSHENEREDYKKQVNYDANCGKEDELSLECKKYNTYVYDQTDKCTPELFIKSSRIISSKLNHLSSEVYNSQNDGALDNKVEETMTGNVETVSEIGKHVAQKNIEKLEQYNQVIGVTQDKIKTGETTCGNIIKDSLKTSESFGKSIDLSETNDKQIVVDCTSEELKSDIVKKLSIKSTKNLDNVDDETVKESSIVNEQLIKNISDTTDKNVSIIKDGANTSAVKDSGTKDSIEIEPPIENDNSILPLETNELPIATGESHKKVDGVAMSEEGNNKKQTLEVRPKLECKTNSDEHTSDGITKSTDNGGIGESIRVESTDNSNKNASPEKVSSEETNAKNKEKGNNKRRSITQRGINSTVYIITANKNATFAECKIKYDTKNHTLLIKKSNNTFEIHSNNIMAAVISKPNDIPILLKISIIGQSTVMVLSFEDKKIVDELEALLNTKTL comes from the exons atgGAAAATGATCCATGCAGTGTAGATTATCTACACATAAAATCGCAACACGATGTATCCACGAgaaattgccaaaatggtgataattgtaatattgaTGATGAAAACATTATGAACGATATGGTAGAAACAGTTTTAAATGAGTTATATGATAATGAGTTTGATTACACCATTTTGCAACAAGCTCAAAGTTGTACCCTAAAAGAGTTGTTCGATTCTCTAGTATTTAATTGCAAACTAAGGGATATGtcaattgatgaaattgactgttataatgatgaatttgctGATTTACAATCGGTAGACTTTGGTGAGCCAAATGATTTCAAAACAGACTGTTATTTGAATCATCAAGTTGTAGAATTACACAATCTGCAATGCATTTATTACGATATCTTGCATCCAATAGACTCTGATACTGATGAATCTTGCATTTATGATGGTCATTTTAATCTATTTGTCAATAAAACGGATGAAAAACTTAAGTTGCTTCAATCTACCTCGGATATAGCAAAACTTGAAGGTGTGAAAACTGAGATAAATGTATCCAAAATAGACAATATGTCACATGAAAATGAAAGGGAAGACTATAAAAAACAGGTAAATTATGATGCAAATTGCGGTAAAGAAGATGAATTGTCATTAGAATGCAAAAAATACAACACATATGTGTATGATCAAACTGACAAATGTACACCTGAATTGTTCATAAAATCGTCCAGAATAATCTCATCCAAACTAAACCATCTTTCATCCGAAGTGTACAATAGTCAAAATGACGGTGCTTTGGATAATAAGGTTGAAGAGACCATGACTGGGAATGTTGAGACTGTCAGTGAAATTGGCAAACACGTTGctcaaaaaaatattgagAAACTCGAACAATATAACCAAGTAATTGGCGTAACTcaagataaaattaaaactGGAGAAACAACTTGCggtaatataataaaagATTCATTAAAAACTAGTGAAAGTTTTGGTAAATCCATAGATTTATCAGAAACTAATGATAAACAGATTGTAGTTGACTGTACTTCAGAGGAACTTAAAAGTGATATTGTCAAAAAACTTTCAATAAAAtcaacaaaaaatttggataatGTTGATGATGAAACAGTTAAGGAGTCTTCTATAGTTAACGaacaattgattaaaaatatatcggATACAactgataaaaatgtatctATAATTAAAGACGGTGCAAACACTTCTGCTGTTAAAGATTCAGGCACTAAAGattcaattgaaattgaacCGCCAATAGAAAATGACAACTCAATTCTGCCATTGGAAACTAATGAGTTGCCGATTGCAACAGGCGAATCGCATAAAAAGGTTGATGGTGTAGCTATGTCGGAAGAGGGTAATAACAAAAAGCAAACACTCGAAGTTAGGCCAAAATTGGAGTGTAAAACTAATAGCGATGAACATACTAGTGACGGGATAACTAAATCTACTGATAATGGAGGGATCGGTGAATCAATAAGAGTAGAGTCTACGGATAATAGTAATAAAAACGCGAGCCCTGAAAAGGTATCAAGTGAAGAAACTAATGCGAAGAATAAGGAGAAAGGTAATAATAAAAGGAGGAGTATCACCCAAAGAGGGATAAATTCTACTGTCTACATTATTACAG CAAACAAAAATGCCACTTTCGCAGAGTGCAAAATCAAATATGACACGAAGAATCACACACTactaattaaaaaatccaacAATACATTCGAAATACattcaaataatataatggCAGCGGTTATATCCAAACCTAATGACATTCCGATTTTgctcaaaatttcaatcaTCGGACAGTCCACAGTTATGGTTCTCAGCTTTGAAGATAAAAAAATAGTTGATGAACTTGAGGCATTACTCAATACTAAGACTCTTTAA
- a CDS encoding G patch domain-containing protein 1 homolog (overlaps_old_locusTagID:BBM_III09345) — protein MSVERTSCSFLGTPLTNHDLGQVRGRKVSKTEDRKFDVIAQVRQLRRGEKERISMHGAFTGGFAAGYKNTVGSKEGWAPKSFKSSRTSRTEHVVQTAEDFMDDEDNVTILKISNEFFQSVDELDKLFEIKSNSFGSNLLSKIKWLSKLAKPQKKKIIGPQLPSNMKEHTAELFTRRKGDFSGIGYNQKTILKRSNSEFDEYGCSGLEYYHMGLDNDAPSLEDINKRLEYKLEFVEVKDENNTPISSYITVPDSFNGKHVDDSEEDFEKMLKIMGNWRPLEEPQSDQIPLEVDGLDEMQKLQETYSKLVNRIEFVKQGVSTDTKVEKRGGRSIVDFSFDQSLFKKFKLKVVDNSHKLRDTSYKQRELSHTGIQYNREDITPEIDENIVIDNEKAIPPDELFKAIFGGDSDNDD, from the exons ATGTCCGTTGAACGTACTAGTTGTAGTTTCCTAGGAACTCCCCTCACTAATCATGATTTAGGTCAGGTTAGGG GGAGGAAGGTCTCCAAAACTGAGGATAGGAAGTTTGACGTCATTGCTCAAGTTAGACAGCTCAGGAGGGGAGAGAAAGAGCGAATTTCTATGCATGGAGCATTTACTGGAGGTTTTGCCGCtggatataaaaatacTGTTGGTTCTAAGGAAG GATGGGCGCCAAAATCCTTTAAGAGCTCTAGAACTTCTAGAACTGAACATGTTGTTCAAACTGCAGAAGACTTTATGGATGATGAGGAT aacgTAActattttgaaaatatcaaacGAATTCTTTCAATCGGTCGATGAGTTAGATAAACTGTTTGAGATTAAATCAAACTCATTTG GTTCTAATCttttatctaaaattaaatggtTATCTAAACTTGCTAAACCTCAAAAGAAAAAGATAATTGGACCACAATTACCTTCAAATATGAAAGAACACACAGCCGAATTGTTTACGAGGAGGAAAGGAGACTTTTCAGGTATCGgatataatcaaaaaacTATATTAAAAAGATCTAATagtgaatttgatgaatatgGGTGTAGTGGATTAGAATACTATCATATGGGTTTGGATAATGACGCTCCATCTTTAGaggatataaataaaagattagaatataaattagaGTTTGTTGAAGTTAAAGATGAAAACAACACTCCTATTTCATCATATATTACAGTTCCTGATTCATTTAATGGTAAGCATGTAGATGACAGCGAAGAAGATTTTGAAAAGATGTTGAAGATTATGGGTAACTGGAGACCTTTAGAGGAACCTCAGTCAGATCAAATTCCCTTAGAGGTGGATGGATTAGATGAaatgcaaaaattgcaagAAACTTATTCAAAATTGGTTAATAGAATTGAATTTGTAAAACAAGGAGTAAGCACAGACACTAAGGTTGAAAAGAGAGGGGGGCGAAGTATTGTAGATTTCTCCTTCGACCAATcattattcaaaaaattcaaactAAAAGTTGTAGATAATTCGCATAAATTAAGAGATACAAGCTATAAGCAAAGAGAACTTTCGCATACTGGAATACAGTATAATAGGGAGGATATAACTCctgaaattgatgaaaatattgttattgacaATGAAAAGGCAATACCGCCAGATGAACTATTTAAG GCCATCTTCGGTGGAGACAGTGACAATgatgattaa